A genomic window from Sulfurimonas paralvinellae includes:
- a CDS encoding LL-diaminopimelate aminotransferase: protein MFDEFKFNRVERLPKYVFAEVNDIKMAERRAGKDVIDFSMGNPDGPTPEHIRNKLVESAQKTKTHGYSTSKGIPKLLKAIADWYERRYDCHLDPETECVATMGSKEGYAHLTYAITNPGDVAVVPDPTYPIHEYSFILAGGNVIKFGIEFDEHYRLDEDKFFENLEKVFKESSPKPKYVLVNFPHNPTTATVTPEFYERLVAMAKEKRFYIISDIAYGDITFDGYKTPSIMQVKGAKDVAVESFTLSKSYNMAGWRVGFFVGNPKLIGALQKIKSWLDYGMFTPIQVAATVALNGDQQCVWDITEKYNHRQEVLIEAFGRAGWHIEKNEATMFSWAKIPDCVAHLGSLEFSKRLLTEAGVAVAPGIGFGEYGEGYVRIALIENDNRIRQAARNIKEFLKQFDGCNQESK, encoded by the coding sequence ATGTTTGATGAGTTTAAATTTAACAGAGTTGAGAGACTTCCAAAGTACGTTTTTGCGGAAGTTAATGATATTAAAATGGCTGAACGCCGTGCAGGAAAAGATGTTATAGACTTTTCTATGGGAAATCCTGATGGACCTACTCCTGAACACATAAGAAACAAACTTGTTGAATCTGCCCAGAAAACGAAAACACACGGGTACTCTACATCAAAAGGTATCCCTAAACTCTTAAAAGCAATTGCAGACTGGTATGAGCGTCGTTATGACTGTCATCTTGACCCTGAAACTGAGTGTGTCGCTACAATGGGTTCAAAAGAGGGGTACGCACACCTCACGTATGCTATTACGAACCCTGGAGATGTTGCTGTCGTTCCTGATCCTACATACCCTATTCATGAATACTCTTTCATTTTGGCAGGGGGAAATGTCATTAAATTCGGCATCGAATTCGATGAACACTATAGACTTGATGAAGACAAGTTTTTTGAAAACTTGGAAAAGGTTTTTAAAGAGAGCTCTCCAAAACCAAAGTATGTTCTTGTCAATTTCCCGCATAATCCGACAACGGCTACAGTTACACCGGAGTTCTATGAGCGTCTTGTTGCTATGGCCAAAGAGAAACGTTTTTATATTATCTCTGACATTGCCTATGGAGATATTACCTTTGACGGCTATAAAACACCGTCAATTATGCAGGTAAAGGGTGCAAAAGATGTTGCCGTTGAATCATTTACACTTTCAAAATCATACAATATGGCAGGTTGGCGTGTCGGTTTCTTTGTTGGTAATCCGAAACTTATCGGTGCACTGCAAAAGATAAAGTCGTGGCTAGATTATGGAATGTTCACACCGATTCAGGTGGCAGCTACAGTCGCACTTAATGGAGACCAGCAGTGTGTTTGGGATATTACAGAGAAGTACAACCATCGTCAGGAAGTTCTTATTGAAGCATTTGGGCGTGCGGGATGGCATATTGAAAAAAATGAAGCGACAATGTTCAGCTGGGCGAAGATTCCTGATTGTGTAGCGCATTTAGGTTCGTTGGAGTTTTCAAAACGTCTGCTCACAGAAGCGGGAGTCGCTGTAGCACCTGGAATCGGTTTTGGTGAGTATGGAGAAGGATATGTTCGTATCGCTTTGATTGAAAATGACAATCGCATTCGTCAGGCGGCAAGAAATATCAAAGAATTTTTAAAACAGTTTGACGGCTGTAATCAAGAGAGTAAGTAA
- a CDS encoding molybdopterin molybdotransferase MoeA → MAVTIEKALELIYTNTKPKSLKIIPIEEALGYILAEDITAVHNLPPYDNSAMDGYAVKIEDSGKCVTVHCTIFAGDDFKGELSCGEAIKIMTGARIPLGTQCIVPIEDTQICDGGVKLPENLTISKHIRFAGEDIKKGQKLLSRGDKIDAHQITLLASQGISHIKVYKKPRIALFASGNELKMHFEQVEEYQLYNTNTPTLLARAKELRCEVEFIGTAVDTLDDIHTHIKSALDCDIIITSGGVSVGDADFTKEAFGNFGYEILFDKVEIKPGKPTTVGKIGDKMILNLPGNPLAAALNFELFGRSIIYAMSGAKAKFINPIRAKMKNDFQLRPGRRSVIPGYFDGEFFTVCEQYAPGMISPLAQANSFIIASQTCDFIKEGSSVKIISTKFSFTAKEFQELVTP, encoded by the coding sequence ATGGCAGTTACAATTGAAAAAGCACTTGAATTAATCTATACAAATACAAAACCAAAATCTTTAAAAATCATACCCATCGAAGAGGCTCTTGGCTACATTCTTGCCGAGGATATCACAGCGGTACACAATCTACCGCCTTATGACAACTCTGCAATGGACGGTTACGCCGTTAAAATAGAAGACAGCGGTAAATGTGTTACAGTGCACTGCACAATTTTTGCAGGCGATGACTTTAAAGGCGAGCTATCTTGCGGTGAAGCAATAAAGATTATGACAGGAGCGCGTATTCCGCTGGGAACACAGTGCATCGTTCCCATAGAAGATACTCAAATTTGCGATGGCGGCGTAAAACTGCCTGAGAACCTGACAATAAGCAAACATATCCGTTTTGCAGGTGAAGATATTAAAAAAGGGCAGAAACTCTTAAGCAGAGGAGATAAAATTGACGCTCACCAGATCACACTCTTAGCTTCACAGGGGATCAGCCATATAAAAGTCTATAAAAAACCACGTATAGCACTCTTTGCATCAGGAAATGAGCTGAAGATGCACTTTGAGCAGGTAGAAGAGTATCAACTCTACAACACTAACACGCCGACACTGCTCGCACGTGCCAAAGAGTTGAGATGTGAAGTTGAGTTCATCGGCACTGCTGTTGACACACTTGATGATATACATACCCACATAAAAAGTGCACTTGATTGTGACATTATCATTACAAGCGGCGGTGTGAGTGTCGGCGATGCCGATTTTACAAAAGAGGCCTTTGGAAACTTCGGCTATGAGATACTCTTTGACAAAGTAGAGATAAAACCGGGAAAACCAACTACCGTTGGTAAAATAGGCGATAAAATGATACTCAATCTTCCTGGAAATCCACTTGCAGCAGCACTGAATTTTGAGCTTTTTGGACGCAGTATCATCTATGCTATGAGTGGAGCAAAAGCAAAGTTCATCAATCCAATAAGAGCAAAAATGAAAAATGACTTTCAGCTGCGTCCCGGCAGACGATCTGTCATTCCGGGATATTTTGACGGAGAATTTTTCACTGTTTGTGAGCAATATGCACCAGGGATGATCTCACCTCTTGCTCAGGCAAACAGTTTTATCATCGCAAGCCAGACATGTGATTTTATCAAAGAAGGAAGCAGTGTGAAAATCATTTCAACAAAATTCAGTTTTACTGCTAAGGAGTTTCAAGAACTTGTCACTCCTTAA
- a CDS encoding 16S rRNA (uracil(1498)-N(3))-methyltransferase produces MIYLFNEKAGSQRLVIKGEDFKYLIKVRRHTVGDELGFRNKEDIKTLHRYRLNSIEPRSVDFELINSEIVEIKAKKELHIGWCVIDNKSVEKVLASLNEAGVKKITFIYCERSQKNFKPDFKRFERIIEASNQQCGRTELMEFDTCKTLQEFVSQNPDMKVFDFTEKTLGCESDFKTVLIGCEGGFSKNEKEFLEDQEVFRLDTPMILRSESAVLAVASKILL; encoded by the coding sequence ATGATCTATCTCTTCAATGAAAAAGCAGGCAGTCAGAGGCTCGTAATAAAGGGAGAAGATTTCAAGTATCTCATTAAAGTTCGCCGTCATACTGTCGGTGATGAACTTGGCTTTCGCAATAAAGAAGATATAAAGACACTGCATCGTTATAGACTGAACAGCATAGAGCCAAGAAGTGTAGATTTTGAGCTGATCAACTCCGAGATAGTTGAGATAAAAGCAAAAAAAGAGCTGCACATCGGCTGGTGTGTCATTGATAACAAATCGGTAGAGAAAGTCCTTGCATCACTAAACGAAGCAGGGGTGAAAAAGATTACTTTTATCTACTGTGAACGTTCACAGAAAAATTTCAAACCTGACTTTAAGCGTTTTGAGCGAATAATCGAAGCTTCCAATCAACAGTGCGGACGCACAGAGCTTATGGAGTTTGATACATGCAAAACCCTTCAGGAATTCGTGTCACAAAATCCCGATATGAAAGTATTTGACTTTACAGAAAAAACACTCGGCTGCGAGAGTGATTTTAAAACAGTGCTCATAGGCTGTGAAGGTGGTTTTTCGAAAAATGAGAAAGAGTTCTTAGAAGATCAGGAAGTCTTTCGACTCGATACCCCGATGATATTGCGTTCAGAATCAGCTGTATTGGCAGTTGCATCAAAAATACTTTTGTAA
- a CDS encoding 6-pyruvoyl trahydropterin synthase family protein, with amino-acid sequence MIIRKLFKFENAHVVRRCSTVKCRSSVHGHSYKVEILFESNFLDNGQMVYDFGLMKQNMKDLVESFDHAIALWREDDAEYLRDMKKHSARWVELPVSPSAEQFSRVIFVMIDKLLGLTSKINGEKEVKLHSVIVHETDTGYAQCFEADAYSKEMGDINLCEIDFSPQVKEDFKDRRLWEKILNEETFVNPDSV; translated from the coding sequence ATGATAATCAGAAAATTATTCAAATTTGAAAACGCTCACGTAGTTCGTAGATGCTCGACAGTAAAATGCAGAAGTTCTGTCCATGGGCACTCCTATAAAGTTGAGATCCTTTTTGAATCAAATTTTTTGGACAATGGTCAGATGGTTTATGATTTTGGTCTGATGAAACAGAACATGAAAGATCTTGTTGAGAGTTTTGATCATGCGATTGCATTGTGGCGTGAGGATGATGCAGAGTATCTGCGTGATATGAAAAAACACTCTGCACGTTGGGTTGAACTTCCGGTTTCTCCTTCTGCAGAACAGTTCTCACGTGTTATTTTTGTTATGATAGACAAACTGCTTGGTCTTACCTCTAAAATAAATGGAGAAAAAGAGGTGAAACTGCACTCTGTCATTGTCCATGAAACAGATACAGGCTATGCACAGTGTTTTGAAGCTGATGCCTACTCCAAAGAGATGGGTGACATCAATCTTTGTGAGATAGATTTTTCTCCACAGGTCAAAGAGGATTTTAAAGATAGAAGATTGTGGGAAAAGATTTTAAATGAGGAGACTTTTGTCAATCCTGATTCTGTTTAA
- the rsmI gene encoding 16S rRNA (cytidine(1402)-2'-O)-methyltransferase — MLSLVPTPIGNIGDISLRAIEALREADILLCEDTRVTKKLINILKERYNTSFKENQEFISLHSHNEQDFVEKLEPSFFEQNIVYASDAGMPGVSDPGQTLIRYCIENDVEYDVLPGANAVLTAFVASGFIETKMLFFGFLDHKGSSREQQLQEAMYNGYTTVLYESPHRIEKLLREIDKVDDQRELFVAKELTKKYQTYLHGEAADILTKLNGNFKGEWVVVIQAGDTHASSAVSEKDILALDLPKKVQAKLISKITGENTKSCYQRLLEI, encoded by the coding sequence GTGCTTAGTCTTGTTCCAACCCCAATTGGAAATATAGGCGACATCTCGCTTAGAGCTATTGAAGCTCTGCGTGAGGCTGACATTTTACTTTGTGAAGATACCCGTGTCACAAAGAAACTCATCAATATCCTCAAAGAACGTTATAACACCTCTTTTAAAGAAAACCAGGAATTTATTTCACTTCACTCTCACAATGAACAAGATTTTGTTGAAAAACTAGAACCATCTTTTTTTGAACAAAATATTGTCTATGCAAGTGATGCCGGTATGCCCGGTGTGAGTGATCCCGGACAGACATTGATACGCTACTGTATAGAAAATGATGTGGAGTATGATGTCCTTCCTGGAGCAAATGCCGTACTTACCGCTTTTGTCGCAAGTGGGTTCATAGAGACAAAGATGCTCTTTTTTGGTTTTTTGGATCATAAAGGCAGCTCACGTGAGCAGCAACTTCAAGAGGCGATGTATAACGGTTATACGACCGTTTTGTATGAATCGCCGCATAGAATAGAAAAACTGCTGCGTGAGATAGACAAGGTTGATGACCAAAGAGAACTTTTTGTCGCTAAAGAGCTTACAAAAAAATACCAAACATATCTGCACGGCGAAGCGGCAGATATCTTAACAAAGCTCAACGGTAACTTTAAAGGTGAATGGGTCGTTGTCATACAGGCAGGAGATACCCATGCAAGTTCTGCTGTGAGTGAAAAAGATATTTTGGCTCTTGATCTTCCGAAAAAAGTACAGGCAAAATTGATATCAAAAATAACAGGAGAAAATACAAAATCCTGCTATCAACGCTTACTTGAAATTTAA
- the rlmB gene encoding 23S rRNA (guanosine(2251)-2'-O)-methyltransferase RlmB, whose product MLIYAKQPIYYLINHYPQKIKTLYLARELDKKEYSRLMKMGFEIKRIPNEAAVKMSKNANHQGFLAEVKDYLPQNYKDFFDKDFVLVLAGLTDVGNIGAIVRSAYALGVDAIIACGIKKLNIEPLLRTSTGALFDMPFAVEHNIHNVLNDLKMSGFISYGADMGGEDIRKAEIVKKRVLVLGNEGEGLTSRVSAKLDKIVSIKMTHDFDSLNVSVAGAILMDRMRYE is encoded by the coding sequence ATGTTAATTTATGCAAAGCAACCAATTTACTATCTCATCAATCACTACCCGCAGAAAATAAAAACGCTGTATTTGGCGCGTGAACTTGATAAAAAAGAGTATTCAAGACTCATGAAAATGGGCTTTGAAATCAAACGAATACCAAATGAAGCAGCGGTAAAGATGAGCAAAAATGCCAATCATCAAGGCTTTTTGGCTGAGGTGAAAGATTATCTGCCGCAGAACTATAAAGATTTTTTTGATAAAGATTTCGTACTTGTTTTGGCAGGACTTACCGATGTCGGCAATATCGGTGCTATTGTTAGAAGTGCATATGCTTTGGGTGTGGATGCCATTATCGCCTGCGGTATAAAAAAGTTAAATATCGAGCCATTGCTTCGAACGAGTACCGGAGCACTTTTTGATATGCCCTTTGCCGTCGAGCACAATATCCATAATGTTCTCAATGATCTGAAAATGTCAGGTTTCATCAGTTATGGCGCGGATATGGGCGGTGAAGATATACGCAAAGCGGAAATTGTCAAAAAAAGGGTTCTCGTTCTTGGCAACGAGGGAGAAGGTCTGACCTCACGCGTGAGTGCAAAGCTCGACAAGATAGTAAGCATAAAAATGACACATGACTTTGATTCACTCAATGTTAGTGTGGCAGGTGCAATTTTGATGGATAGGATGAGATATGAGTGA
- the rpmE gene encoding 50S ribosomal protein L31, producing MKKGIHPELVDCTVTCACGNTFVTKSQKPEMRIDICNECHPFFTGEERMVDTAGRIEKFKARYAKK from the coding sequence ATGAAAAAAGGTATTCACCCAGAATTAGTTGATTGTACAGTAACATGTGCATGCGGAAACACTTTTGTAACAAAAAGTCAAAAACCAGAGATGAGAATCGATATCTGTAACGAATGTCACCCATTCTTCACAGGTGAAGAGCGTATGGTTGATACTGCCGGACGTATCGAGAAATTTAAAGCACGTTACGCTAAAAAGTAA